Proteins from one Solenopsis invicta isolate M01_SB chromosome 11, UNIL_Sinv_3.0, whole genome shotgun sequence genomic window:
- the LOC105194703 gene encoding dedicator of cytokinesis protein 1 isoform X8, which translates to MDKMTMTWKRIEEHSGVAIHNFAHPIPHAICLTVGEVVQITAECADWYYGRSKFKGTCGIFPKSYIHILQKSTNTDNLVQEITNVLREWGHHWKHLYVTHSEHFRTMQQQILDAVGYRSKILSGTLTVDELKDMKRLATAKIDTGNQLLGLDMVVRDEHGNILNPMETSTIQLYYHHETAAERIRKACNDTKKKPYKPQVPVYSHIFFVSVRNFVCKMAEDVELLLTLYDGREMKAITENYVVSWSKEGLARDIDQLHNLRVLFTDLGSRDLTRDKVYLACYVIRIGGMEAKEPDHRRSSVTQANQTKTKSAESMRRPFGVAAMDISLFITGKLEGDVEQHHFIPFVQCCEKDSLDGTLRRIIAQKEASTQKHVNGNIANVTGGQGLWTSLKLLRGDPKQVRDENPHLVLGNVAIARKMGFPEVILPGDVRNDLYLTLISGEFSKGSKSTDKNVEVTVKVCNEHGIAIPGVMTLGGGASPIDEYRSVIYYHEDKPRWCETFKIAIPIEEFKQAHLKFTFKHRSSNEAKDKSEKPFALSYVRLMQRNGTTLQDIQHELLVYKLEQKKYEESDISYFKLPSTRGELAQLNMEKKPSLGSLTLSSKDSFLIATNICSTKLTQNVDLLGLLNWASHNTDLKESLAALMKVDGEEIVKFLQDVLDALFNILMSNSDSDVYDDMVFECLLYIIGLVSDRKYQHFQPVLDLYISESFSATLAYKKLISVLCKRIDSVSNGDGQERDLLLKTMKSLQYCMRFIVESRLLFTELNQDEEEFSQTLTDLLRSIVNLMSHETDGTLLVQGACLKYLPTTIPHLLRVYSGKQLSTILTDLLVTLPTGRLTKQKMMTVNDIVHSPLFLNVDCRAILLPRITILVRDLLEAKEEGLSSTPGKSVAKVARLLGENRHRLNQHRGYSEEVELCVKILSDILELTFRKDIGSTVSDVKEIMLTALRTIIQTVISMDRENPLVGNLVSVMLAIFRQMTQLHYEVYINHFGTRIDLLDFLMEILLVFKDLVSRSVFAGDWCEMIMLQNNIILNSLRYFSATIRDYFFTEFEHQAWSNFFHCAIAFLTQPALQLETFTSAKRNRIIKRYKDMRRATVFEIRSMWFNLGQHKILFVPGLVGAILEMALIPDTELRKATIPIFFDMMQCEYYSSRIVEGYGDTKRDPAHIKANFTEYENEMIAKLDILVEGGRGDEQFRTLWIDVMGSLCEKHSTMREQGLRFVDTIARLMERLLQYRDIIHAESQEHRMLCTVNLLEFYSEINRKEMYIRYVNKLCELHLECDNYTEAAYSLKLHSHLLAWSDQPLSPLLISHRYPLCQTHRELKEALYNDIIDYFDKGRMWECALAVCKELVSQYEEETFDYLQLSVLLRRMAKFYDCIVKQLRPEPEYFRVAYYGRGHPAFLQNKVFVYRGKEYERLSDFCTRTLNQLPNAEQMNKLSPPTTEMLESYHQYVQINKVEPLMDEKRHRLSGKPVTAEAVLRYHRVNDVQRFRFSRPAPRKEIIAANSDKEKEANTGTNNSNEFASLWLERTVLVTSYPLPGILRWFPVTSSETYLVSPLRNAIETMEATNTALRDLIIANKSDPSLPLNPLSMKLNGILDPAVMGGIDNYEKAFLNVEYKDSHPEDSSDLLKLEGLIAEQIPLLSVGLQLHKARAPTELAPFHQRLEQCFMSMRNQVEAKYGKRTCDLQIESLTQTVTMRRPPTSRGDNHCLSESNMNNSESNSMRSHILSTASLQKALGSPSSGTYKKKDSKRRSSRKSDSATVMKTDQPTSQWYTTTEISHGSIQQTASSVTSLISNLHSSHVFELRQENELLCTQLTPKRPLRSEAEKERRMSNRWSGHSHYLRNVNNGLESSGLGKGNRDSVGTTDSTASEDDPPPPLPIKMREADYCNLPDELSTNRCSTTLNNLNKSSGQCKNKLPTPTDDDLDDHSKPPTPPPKPKRQAHNLSKNTLASNDVENSLVEDSSTA; encoded by the exons ATGGATAAAATGACAATGACATGGAAACGGATTGAGGAACATTCAGGAGTAG CCATCCATAATTTTGCACATCCAATCCCGCACGCAATATGCTTAACAGTCGGAGAGGTTGTACAAATAACTGCGGAATGTGCAGATTGGTATTATGGCCGCAGCAAGTTTAAGGGTACATGTGGAATTTTCCCAAAGTCCTATATACATATCCTACAGAAATCAACGAATACGGATAACTTAGTGCAGGAAATTACTAACGTCTTACGAGAATGGGGCCATCATTGGAAACATTTATATGTG ACTCATTCCGAGCATTTCCGGACGATGCAACAACAAATTCTGGATGCAGTTGGATACAGAAGCAAAATTTTGAGTGGTACCTTAACAGTAGACGAGTTGAAGGATATGAAAAGATTGGCAACGGCGAAAATAGACACTGGGAATCAATTGCTGGGCTTGGACATGGTGGTTCGAGACGAACATGGAAATATTCTGAATCCCATGGAGACGAGCACTATTCAGTTATACTACCATCACGAGACTGCTGCAGAAAGGATAAGAAAAGCGTGCAATGATACCAAGAAGAAGCCCTATAAGCCACAAGTACCTGTGTATTCACATATCTTCTTTGTCAGTGTGAGAAACTTCGTATGTAAGATGGCGGAGGATGTAGAACTGCTATTGACTTTGTACGACGGCAGAGAGATGAAAGCCATCACGGAGAATTACGTGGTATCGTGGAGCAAAGAAGGACTTGCAAGGGACATCGATCAGTTGCATAATCTTAGAGTATTGTTCACGGATCTTGGTTCTAGAGATTTGACAAGAGACAAAGTCTATTTAGCTTGTTACGTAATTAGAATAGGCGGTATGGAAGCCAAAGAACCAGACCACCGTCGCTCGAGTGTCACACAAGCCAATCAAACCAAAACTAAGAGCGCGGAGAGTATGAGGAGACCATTCGGTGTGGCCGCGATGGATATTAGCTTATTCATTACCGGCAAGCTTGAGGGTGATGTTGAGCAACATCACTTTATACCTTTTGTACA ATGTTGTGAGAAAGATAGCCTTGACGGCACGTTACGTAGAATTATTGCGCAGAAAGAGGCAAGTACCCAGAAACACGTCAACGGTAATATTGCCAATGTCACAGGTGGACAAGGATTGTGGACTAGTTTAAAATTGTTAAGGGGCGATCCGAAACAG GTGCGTGATGAAAATCCACATTTGGTACTCGGTAATGTTGCCATCGCGCGTAAAATGGGATTCCCAGAAGTTATCTTACCGGGTGACGTACGCAACGATCTGTACCTTACTTTAATTAGTGGTGAATTTAGCAAAGGCTCCAAATCTACGGACAAAAATGTGGAAGTAACG GTTAAAGTATGTAATGAACATGGTATAGCAATCCCCGGAGTTATGACATTAGGTGGCGGTGCGTCACCAATTGACGAGTACCGTAGCGTTATTTATTATCACGAGGACAAACCTAGATGGTGCGAAACGTTTAAGATTGCCATACCTATAGAAGAATTTAAGCAGGCCCACTTAAAGTTTACGTTTAAGCATCGTAGTTCTAATGAAGCAAAAGATAAGTCTGAAAAGCCATTTGCTTTAAGTTATGTTCGATTAATGCAGCGCAATGGAACGACTTTACAAGACATACAGCACGAATTGTTGGTTTACAAATTAGAACAGAAGAAGTACGAAGAGAGTGATATATCCTACTTCAAGTTGCCATCTACACGTGGAGAATTg GCTCAATTGAATATGGAGAAGAAGCCAAGTTTAGGATCGCTAACATTAAGCAGCAAAGATAGTTTCTTGATAGCGACCAATATTTGCTCAACTAAATTAACCCAGAATGTAGACTTACTAGGTTTACTTAATTGGGCGTCACACAATACAGACTTAAAAGAATCTTTAGCTGCTTTAATGAAGGTCGATGGAGAGGAAATAGTGAAGTTTTTACAG GATGTTTTGGAtgctttatttaatatcttaatgaGTAATTCAGACAGCGACGTATACGATGATATGGTCTTTGAGTgccttttatatattattggaCTTGTATCCGATAGAAAGTATCAGCATTTCCAACCAGtattagatttatatatttctgaaaGTTTTTCTGCAACTCTCgcatataagaaattaatttcggTATTGTGCAAGCGTATAGACAGCGTCAGCAACGGCGACGGTCAGGAACGAGATTTATTGCTTAAGACAATGAAAAGTCTGCAATACTGCATGAGATTTATTGTCGAATCTCGTCTTTTATTTACTGA gttAAATCAGGATGAAGAAGAATTCTCACAAACCTTGACTGATCTATTACGATCTATCGTTAATCTCATGAGTCATGAAACAGATGGTACTCTGTTGGTTCAAGGAGCCTGTCTCAAGTATCTACCAACAACGATACCTCATTTATTAAGAGTTTATAGTGGCAAGCAATTGAGTACAATTTTAACGGATTTACTTGTGACTCTACCAACAGGTAGATTAACCAAACAAAAAATGATGACAGTAAACGACATCGTCCACAGTCcgctttttttaaatgtggACTGTAGAGCGATTTTATTACCAAGAATCACTATACTTGTGAGGGACTTGTTGGAAGCCAAAGAGGAG GGGCTATCCAGTACGCCTGGAAAGAGCGTGGCGAAGGTAGCCAGGTTGCTCGGCGAAAATCGGCATCGACTCAACCAACACCGCGGCTACTCCGAAGAG gTGGAATTATGCGTCAAGATATTATCTGACATCCTGGAACTGACTTTTAGAAAAGATATAGGTAGCACAGTTTCAGATGTTAAAGAGATAATGTTGACGGCCTTGCGTACTATTATACAGACAGTTATTTCAATGGATAGAGAAAATCCCTTAGTTGGAAACTTAGTTTCAGTAATGTTGGCGATATTCAG acaAATGACACAGCTCCATTATGAAGTGTATATTAATCATTTTGGAACAAGAATTGATTTACTTGATTTTCTTATGGAGATATTATTAGTCTTTAAAGATCTGGTTTCTAGAAGCGTATTTGCGGGGGATTGGTGTGAAATGATCATGcttcaaaataacattattttgaattctttGCGTTATTTCTCAGCCACGATTAGAGATTATTTTTTCACCGAATTTGAGCATCAAGCGTGGTCAAATTTCTTTCATTGCGCTATTGCGTTCTTAACTCAACCTGCCCTACAATTGGAAACATTTACATCAGCAAAACGAAATCGTATTATTAAACGTTATAAAGATATGCGCAG AGCAACCGTGTTCGAAATTAGATCTATGTGGTTTAACTTAGGCCAACACAAAATACTGTTTGTACCCGGTTTAGTTGGTGCCATCCTTGAAATGGCATTGATACCTGATACTGAATTAAGAAAGGCTACTATACCTATCTTTTTCGACATGATGCAATGCGAGTACTATAGTTCACGTATAGTGGAGGGATATGGGGACACTAAACGCGATCCTGCTCATATCAAAGCTAATTTTACAGAATATGAAAATGAAATGATTGCAAAATTGGATATTTtg GTCGAAGGAGGCAGAGGTGATGAACAATTTCGTACACTTTGGATTGACGTTATGGGTTCTTTATGCGAGAAACATTCTACAATGCGAGAGCAAGGCTTACGTTTTGTAGACACTATAGCTCGACTTATGGAACGCTTATTACAATATCGCGATATTATTCACGCAGAATCCCAAGAACATCGCATGCTTTGTACTGTGAATTTATTGGAATTCTATTCTGAAATTAATAGAAAGGAAATGTATATCag ATATGTGAACAAGCTGTGTGAATTACATCTAGAATGCGATAATTATACAGAAGCAGCTTATTCTCTAAAGCTCCACAGTCATTTGTTAGCTTGGAGTGATCAGCCTTTGTCACCTTTGTTAATATCCCATAG GTATCCATTATGTCAAACACACCGTGAATTGAAAGAAGCGTTGTACAATGATATcattgattattttgataaaggAAGAATGTGGGAATGTGCTCTTGCCGTTTGTAAAGAACTAGTTTCGCAATATGAAGAAGAAACATTCGATTACTTGCAATTGTCCGTACTATTAAGACGTATGGCGAAATTTTATGATTGCATAGTGAAACAGTTAAGACCTGAACCAGAATATTTCAGAGTCGCGTATTACGGTAGAGGACACCCCGCTTTTCTTCAAAACAAA GTGTTTGTGTATCGAGGAAAAGAATATGAACGACTTAGTGATTTTTGTACTAGAACACTGAATCAGTTACCGAATGCTGaacaaatgaataaattgtCGCCACCCACCACAGAGATGCTGGAATCATATCATCAGTACGTACAAATCAATAAGGTAGAACCACTGATGGATGAGAAAAGGCATCGTTTAAGCGGTAAACCCGTTACTGCGGAAGCAGTTTTAAG ATATCATCGTGTAAATGATGTGCAGCGCTTCAGATTTTCAAGACCCGCTCCGAGAAAGGAAATTATTGCGGCAAATAGCGATAAGGAAAAGGAAGCAAATACCGGCACTAATAATAGCAACGAGTTCGCCTCTTTATGGTTGGAAAGAACGGTACTCGTTACAAGCTATCCGTTGCCGGGAATTCTTCGATGGTTCCCTGTGACGTCTAGCGAGACATATTTAGTCAGCCCCTTGAGGAATGCGATTGAAACTATGGAAGCTACAAATACAGCACTGAGGGATCTCATTATTGCTAACAa AAGTGATCCCAGTCTTCCATTGAATCCTTTGAGCATGAAATTGAATGGTATATTGGATCCAGCTGTGATGGGTGGTATCGATAACTACGAAAAGGCTTTCCTCAATGTAGAATACAAAGATAGTCATCCAGAAGACAGTTCGGATCTTTTAAAGTTAGAGGGGCTTATTGCAGAGCAAATACCTCTACTTAGTGTAGGTCTACAATTACATAAAGCACGAGCACCTACTGAGTTGGCGCCATTTCATCAACGTTTAGAACAATGTTTCATGTCGATGCGTAATCAAGTGGAGGCTAAATATGGAAAAAGA ACCTGCGATTTGCAAATTGAAAGCCTAACGCAAACCGTAACAATGCGAAGACCACCAACCTCGAGAGGAGATAATCACTGCCTGTCCGAGTCAAATATGAATAATTCAGA AAGCAACTCGATGCGTTCGCACATCTTGTCGACGGCCTCTTTGCAAAAAGCATTAGGAAGTCCAAGTTCAGGCACGTACAAGAAAAAGGATTCGAAACGTAGAAGCTCACGAAAAAGTGACTCTGCCACAGTGATGAAAACTGATCAACCGACCAGCCAGTGGTATACCACGACCGAAATATCCCACGGTTCTATTCAGCAAACAGCATCATCTGTTACGTCATTAATATCTAATTTACACTCATCACATGTATTTGAGCTTCGACAAGAG AACGAACTTCTTTGCACACAGCTCACGCCAAAACGTCCCTTGAGATCGGAAgcggagaaagaaagaagaatgagTAATCGTTGGTCCGGCCACTCTCACTACCTAAGAAACGTCAACAATGGACTAGAATCAAGTGGTTTAGGGAAGGGAAACAGAGATAGCGTCGGTACAACCGACAGTACAGCATCCGAGGATGATCCACCACCACCTCTACCGATTAAAATGCGCGAGGCCGATTATTGCAATCTTCCAGACGAACTGTCCACCAATCGATGTTCAACTACTTTAAATAATCTAAACAAGTCTTCGGGACAGTGTAAAAATAAGTTGCCAACGCCTACCGATGATGATCTGGATGATCATTCTAAACCGCCAACACCTCCACCAAAACCGAAAAGACAGGCTCACAATTTGAGCAAGAACACGCTTGCCTCAAACGACGTCGAAAACTCGCTTGTCGAAGATTCATCAACTGCATAA